The Vespula vulgaris chromosome 12, iyVesVulg1.1, whole genome shotgun sequence genome window below encodes:
- the LOC127067968 gene encoding mucin-17-like isoform X1, which translates to MQQPQSRPLLGDSVSSTTSPTTRRNNQVAVLTQQQLQQLQLQTQNTRGQSLTFAVQQPSNTSQDQGNGSTTGNHIVYVNQLNQLNQGTINPSGTGMGLPPATPTFGVGLNMGLPLSLLNTSLTSLTSNVITTSNPLLNLGLPSINTGLTPINPNLNQLNAINSNLNTNIGSNSINSGLPGIGQDINNINTGLNRISTLNTTSINSALTSVNTGLTNVNPNLTNLNSNINQNLTPLNSNFNATSSGVSSLSTINQNVNTNLATTSISSNINQGLNRPVNALASGLTSTSLNTSSAQFPFQTIQSIQTIAPHIVGSNIAHVPSSTISQHSNNVSISQISNTGTLSSSTIFTSTPSESIRSTAANVNHASNVNLTTNVAHLGTMHSNLSNISSNIQHISTSNDSNMSLSHVSPLNSSQSTGFQSQRQYSQGINPGLNSSVTLTGTTQSTNIVSTMNTVKSMQNIQNQNINSPGSPFSMPLKSPASNIAPPTPSPSPNRLLLRSPASNSIQSNRNSPSPVGTSTTNNNFNVQMQSPMQSPMSVSQIQSPVLSPYPPAKSPHMLSGNNSLNNRSPAPGGSPGPPLVRPNTPILQQGMQVLQIIHGTPQGYQQTPTQLVTRTHLFGNQQIQIAATKPAKQPPQILPKPPNQQNTTSQQKPQRVTTTITNQITQQTQPQIVLAGPQPNPTTATMIPTAQGLLLNQVLPSTGPVIVQQQPGGVQLILRTPASAQQQTHTAQLTQQQLVRVVAAQSMQLQGIAPTFFAVPNSFPPTASPVIRHTPSSPAPSNTGAGNSIVIQNAMVQSPQPQITQVGSSNTSGNTSCTQNIVEHNLLPPPKKKAKKKKKAKKKDDDPPKLDLASIMKISGIGDDDDIFDNDLTTETDVSCQVQVESGQTLSQVTPQVTVASSIAQNPAQVPVANTTNAQATVASQGFNSQLVAQLQMPVQNTISGLRLAVGEDGRVVLHHTPDPNQPEIDQATAQALIRSLTQSGGQNAQIISQLLGQAQTVSQSAPSNVMQRQKYVQSPSNPTSTNTTSSVCSQNVICTTSPQHIQTCSKVNNPQKIVNISHDANSTSNTCVQNSQGSLHTVDMQISKNINIQHLIQTPKNIQSSNSTILPPSNSISTSSDAVSSKPLCTTFSIQSSRLSNTNQTNINQHLSNPTQKSSQVRLTNTCINTNIRQNLNKSSQHSTHVQKSMSGNAAVSNEHAVKNNQNQQSNQQESLNLQESQLYQHNQHQQITAQTVQTQNVQHVFEQNLQTTGSNIQHNSVNMLQQSSCNTIQHDSMNVLQQHSSIQQNTINVMQQNTSGNVQSIEQNVQSGASDIPLGQQNVMTSLQQQNTSLLHNTNVQQNVNLQQQKIVSANTFSSVNAHQYESQNSTNVMQQGINTQQNNQHQNILITNTPVTNTTQQNESQKIESQTSNVLNSATNNILNNAPKITPEILNALSNLNPNDQLLIANANGQMQVISQQLLQQFLAGQLNTANQTQNQNQTQKIVIGEPDANNQNLQGVQINTPTSQIIVNSSGGAPTIQNNIQNIVVQAAPSQMPHHIQIQNSGFPNQFIDNLNQQQIRNLGNSQPKKAKIIKRAKVTVTTQNVGNTQTTKTVTTSRPTTVTTNTSTLQKVDSVNKIGNIICQNTNVSKSEPTQIIANGPLICSSSGSHVSIPSNGQMVQRVQTIQLPAQKQQLLKNIQSQIQAILARKTGLQPDQALLTKLYQEQHKILASGKVVSTTTHPVNNGPEPNFSVNIVTTLATNTQSQNTYKNQTSTTQPQTQTSTAALPVTSNLNTVTSTSLQNNSNNNYINNLPVSQNVQVQQCVVSNNSTQNVHQAHTKQHKFYQNHGNQMINPSSTNLQLFSPPSTSTAPMQSNAQQQLPVVQTQQTTMQQSTQCQTDPLDIKPNIQTPSPVKQELSSPIQIQVQSGSPAGQVASPRMIGKGTQRIQSPVNNTGNTNKQLVSPGSSSSPLISPRQGVKRPASSPICRQINRSDLLEQQLKIDQNGATNPDVNTPFLSKRDACKRLVRYHCLNEQVLSTKDLAKADEIFEETAKHLLSKFNSMMNKYTYLLLMESMREVRTSELMMIDRTFVAEEQSILNRLREQEAKVNEEFKKEEKPVVPKVEPGLAEDDKISSLENVSVKRELEDDFSTEEMECKPLIKQASCTSGDYDEWLEIQKELGVYPSATDSFKCKSTNNSGSNGACTMTIPKSSKNERTRANGECRVNVANANISGVSNTVVKDNCDQDNTAVFERRWSGATDLERDLLEDTESLDGLALHSQAQCPGSLHVSSESGNGNEHDDITAQVQSAIDSILNLKKRPTNTLSGSSGSSASQSSESKDTVLDQAVRSILGS; encoded by the exons TATTAATAGTGGTTTGCCTGGTATAGgacaagatataaataatataaatactggGTTAAATCGAATAAGTACATTAAATACTACAAGTATCAATTCTGCACTGACTAGTGTAAATACAGGATTAACCAATGTAAATCCGAATTTAACGAACTTGAATTCAAATATCAATCAAAATCTGACGCCGTTAAATTCGAACTTTAATGCTACAAGTTCTGGAGTATCTAGTTTAAGTACAATTAATCAGAACGTGAACACAAACCTGGCAACTACAAGTATAAGTTCTAATATAAATCAAGGACTTAATCGACCAGTGAATGCTTTGGCATCTGGTTTGACATCAACTAGTCTAAATACTAGCAGTGCACAATTTCCATTCCAAACTATACAGAGTATTCAGACTATTGCTCCACATATTGTTGGATCAAATATAGCACACGTACCAAGTTCTACTATATCACAACACTCCAATAACGTATCGATTTCACAAATTTCTAATACTGGAACATTGTCAAGTTCTACTATATTTACAAGTACTCCAAGTGAATCAATTCGTTCGACTGCAGCGAATGTTAATCATGCGTCGAACGTAAATCTTACGACAAACGTTGCACATCTTGGTACCATGCACTCTAATTTGTCAAATATATCATCCAACATACAACACATATCTACTTCCAATGATTCAAACATGTCATTGAGTCATGTTTCACCTTTAAATTCCTCACAATCAACTGGATTTCAATCGCAACGGCAGTATTCTCAAGGAATAAATCCTGGTTTAAATTCGTCTGTCACCTTGACAGGCACAACACAATCAACAAATATTGTCAGTACAATGAATACTGTGAAATCAATGCAAAATATTCAgaatcaaaatattaattctcCAGGCAGTCCATTTTCAATGCCATTAAAAAGTCCTGCATCTAATATTGCACCACCAACACCAAGCCCTAGTCCAAATAGGCTGTTACTTAGGAGTCCAGCATCAAATTCTATACAGTCAAATAGAAACAGTCCAAGCCCAGTGGGAACATCAActacgaataataattttaatgtacAAATGCAAAGTCCTATGCAAAGCCCAATGAGTGTTAGCCAAATTCAAAGTCCTGTGCTCAGCCCATATCCTCCTGCTAAAAGTCCACATATGTTAAGTGGCAATAATTCACTGAATAACAGAAGTCCAGCTCCAGGAGGTAGCCCTGGTCCACCATTG GTTAGACCAAATACACCCATCTTGCAGCAGGGTATGCAAGTTTTGCAGATAATTCATGGTACACCACAAGGATATCAGCAAACACCTACACAATTAGTAACAAGAACCCATCTTTTTGGAAATCAGCAAATTCAAATAGCGGCTACAAAACCAGCCAAACAACCACCACAAATTTTGCCTAAGCCACCAAATCAACAGAATACTACTTCCCAACAAAAGCCTCAACGTGTAACAACAACCATTACAAATCAA ATTACACAACAAACACAGCCACAAATTGTTCTTGCTGGTCCACAACCAAATCCTACTACAGCAACCATGATACCAACTGCTCAAGGTCTCCTATTAAATCAG GTTCTACCATCAACTGGACCAGTTATTGTTCAACAACAACCAGGTGGTGTTCAACTTATACTAAGGACACCAGCAAGTGCCCAGCAACAAACGCATACTGCACAG cTAACACAACAACAATTGGTAAGAGTTGTCGCAGCACAAAGCATGCAACTACAAGGGATTGCACCTACATTTTTTGCTGTACCAAATAGTTTTCCACCAACTGCATCACCTGTGATTAGACATACTCCTTCTAGCCCTGCTCCAT CTAATACAGGTGCTGGTAATTCCATAGTAATTCAAAATGCTATGGTACAAAGCCCTCAACCACAAATTACACAAGTTGGCTCAAGCAATACATCTGGTAATACTTCATGTACCCAAAATATTGTTGAACATAATTTACTACCTCCACcaaagaagaaagcaaagaagaagaaaaaagctaaaaaaaaagatgatgatcCTCCAAAATTAGATTTGGCTAGTATCATGAAAATATCAGGAATTggagatgatgatgatatttttGACAACGATCTTACAACTGAAACAGATGTATCATGTCAAGTTCAAGTGGAATCAGGACAAACTTTAAGTCAAGTTACACCACAAGTAACAGTAGCTAGTTCCATAGCTCAAAATCCAGCACAAGTACCTGTAGCAAATACAACGAATGCGCAAGCTACTGTTGCTTCTCAAGGTTTTAACAGTCAGCTTGTTGCTCAACTTCAAATGCCTGTACAGAATACGATTTCGGGATTAAGACTAGCTGTTGGGGAAGATGGAAGAGTTGTGTTACATCATACTCCTGATCCAAATCAACCTGAAATAGATCAAGCAACTGCTCAAGCATTAATAAGATCTCTTACACAAAGTGGTGGCCAAAATGCACAGATTATTTCTCAACTTCTAGGTCAAGCACAGACTGTGTCACAAAGTGCTCCAAGTAATGTGATGCAAAGACAGAAATATGTACAATCACCAAGCAATCCGACATCTACCAATACTACGAGTTCAGTATGTTCACAAAATGTTATTTGTACAACAAGTCCACAACATATACAAACATGCTCGAAAGTAAATAATCcgcaaaaaattgtaaatatttctcatGATGCCAATTCAACATCAAATACTTGTGTGCAAAATAGTCAAGGATCATTACACACAGTGGATATGCAGATTTctaaaaacattaatatacAACATCTTATACAAACACCGAAGAATATTCAATCATCAAACTCTACTATATTACCACCTAGTAATAGCATTTCAACATCCTCAGATGCTGTATCATCCAAACCTTTATGTACAACCTTTAGCATACAAAGTTCTCGATTGTCAAATACGAATCAGACAAATATCAATCAACATTTGTCTAATCCAACACAAAAATCTAGTCAAGTGCGCCTTACAAATACTTgtattaatactaatatacgccagaatttgaataaatcaTCACAACACAGTACTCATGTTCAGAAATCTATGTCCGGCAATGCAGCAGTATCAAATGAACATGCTGTTAAAAACAATCAGAATCAACAATCAAATCAACAAGAGTCTTTAAATTTACAAGAATCACAATTATATCAACATAATCAGCATCAACAAATAACGGCACAAACTGTACAAACTCAAAATGTACAACATGTATTTGAACAAAATCTACAGACTACCGGCtcaaatatacaacataaTTCTGTAAATATGCTACAACAAAGTTCATGCAATACTATACAACATGACAGTATGAATGTTTTACAACAACATTCTAGTATTCAACAAAATACAATCAATGTCATGCAACAAAATACATCTGGTAATGTGCAAAGTATAGAGCAAAATGTACAGTCCGGTGCAAGTGATATACCTCTAGGCCAACAAAATGTAATGACCAGTTTGCAACAACAAAATACATCTTTATTGCACAATACAAATGTGCAACAAAATGTTAATTTACAACAGCAAAAAATCGTTTCTGCAAATACGTTTTCTTCTGTGAATGCACATCAATATGAGTCTCAAAACTCAACTAATGTCATGCAACAGGGTATTAACACACAACAAAATAATCAACatcaaaatattcttattaccAATACTCCTGTTACTAATACTACCCAACAAAATGAATCGCAAAAAATAGAATCACAAACTAGTAATGTACTAAATTCTGcaactaataatattttaaataatgcaCCAAAAATTACTCCAGAAATTTTGAATGCATTGAGCAATTTAAATCCCAATGATCAATTATTAATTGCTAATGCAAATGGGCAAATGCAAGTGATAAGCCAACAACTTTTGCAACAGTTTTTAGCTGGACAATTGAATACTGCAAATCAGAcacaaaatcaaaatcaaacgCAAAAAATAGTAATTGGAGAACCAGATGCGAATAACCAAAATTTACAAGGTGTTCAAATTAATACTCCTACCAGtcaaataatagtaaatagtTCTGGTGGAGCTCCCacaattcaaaataatatacaaaatatagttGTTCAAGCTGCACCATCACAAATGCCACATCACATACAAATTCAAAATTCTGGTTTCCCAAATCAGTTTATTGACAACCTAAATCAACAGCAAATTAGGAATTTGGGAAATAGTCAGCcaaagaaagcaaaaattataaaaagagcTAAAGTTACTGTTACAACACAAAATGTTGGAAATACACAG acgACAAAAACTGTTACTACCTCCCGGCCAACTACAGTAACAACAAACACATCTACTTTGCAAAAGGTTGACAGTGTTAATAAGATAGGAAACATTATATGCCAGAATACAAATGTCAGTAAAAGTGAACCTACACAGATCATTGCAAATGGTCCTTTGATATGCTCGTCATCTGGTAGTCATGTGTCTATTCCTTCAAATGGTCAAATGGTGCAAAGAGTGCAGACTATACAACTTCCTGCACAGAAacaacaattattaaaaaatatacaatcaCAAATACAAGCTATTTTAGCACGAAAGACTGGTTTGCAGCCTGATCAAGCCCttttaacaaaattgtatCAAGAGCAACATAAAATTTTAGCAAGTGGAAAGGTAGTCAGTACTACAACACATCCTGTTAATAAT ggACCAGAGCCAAATTTCAGTGTCAACATTGTGACAACACTTGCTACTAATACACAGTCAcaaaatacgtataaaaatcAAACATCAACTACTCAGCCACAAACTCAAACGTCTACTGCTGCTTTACCAGTAACATCAAATCTAAATACAGTTACATCTACttctttacaaaataattcaaataataattatataaacaatctTCCG GTTTCACAAAACGTTCAGGTTCAACAATGTGTAGTATCAAATAATTCCACTCAGAATGTGCATCAGGCGCACACCAAACAGCACAAGTTTTATCAGAATCATGGAAATCAGATGATAAATCCGTCCTCTACCAACTTGCAACTTTTCTCACCACCAAGTACATCCACAGCTCCTATGCAAAGTAACGCACAACAACAATTACCCGTAGTTCAAACACAGCAAACAACCATGCAACAATCCACGCAGTGTCAGACGGATCCATTGGACATCAAGCCAAACATACAGACACCAAGTCCTGTCAAACAAGAACTTTCCTCGCCAATTCAAATTCAAGTCCAAAGTGGCTCTCCTGCAGGTCAGGTAGCCTCACCTAGAATGATTGGTAAAGGAACACAAAGGATTCAGAGCCCTGTAAATAATACTGGAAATACAAACAAACAGCTTGTTAGTCCTGGAAGTAGCTCAAGTCCTTTGATAAGTCCTAGGCAAGGCGTGAAGAGACCAGCATCAAGCCCGATTTGTAGGCAAATTAATCGTAGTGACCT GTTGGAACAACAACtaaaaatcgatcaaaatGGTGCGACTAATCCAGATGTAAATACTCCATTTTTAAGCAAGCGTGATGCTTGTAAACGGCTTGTTAGATATCATTGTTTGAATGAACAAGTTTTAAGTACTAAAGATTTAGCTAAGGCAGAcgaaatttttgaagaaacaGCAAAACATTTATTATCCAAATTTAATTCTATGATGAATAAATACACTTATCTTCTCTTAATGGAAAGCATG aGAGAAGTAAGAACATCAGAATTAATGATGATAGATAGAACTTTTGTTGCTGAGGAACAAAGTATTCTAAATAGGTTGCGTGAGCAAGAAGCTAAAGTAAATG aagaatttaagaaagaagaaaaaccagTAGTACCAAAAGTTGAGCCTGGCCTTGCAGAAGATGACAAAATATCATCTTTAGAAAATGTATCTGTAAAGCGTGAATTAGAGGATGACTTTTCAACAGAAGAAATGGAATGTAAACCATTGATAAAACAAGCTAGTTGTACAAGTGGTGATTATGATGAGTGGCttgaaattcaaaaagaaCTCGGTGTATATCCATCTGCCACGGACTCCTTTAAATGTAAGAGCACTAATAATAGTGGCAGTAATGGTGCATGTACTATGACAATTCCAAAATCatctaaaaatgaaagaacaagGGCGAACGGTGAATGTCGTGTTAATGTTGCGAATGCAAATATTTCCGGAGTTTCGAATACCGTGGTAAAGGACAATTGTGATCAAGATAATACAGCAGTTTTTGAAAGACGATGGAGTGGTGCTACGGACCTTGAAAGAGATTTATTAGAAGACACTGAAAGTTTGGATGGTTTAGCTTTGCACTCTCAAGCTCAATGTCCAGGTTCTCTTCATGTAAGTAGCGAAAGTGGAAATGGTAATGAACATGATGACATTACTGCACAAGTACAATCTGCTATTGATAGCAttttaaatcttaaaaaaCGTCCCACAAATACTTTATCTGgcagtagtggtagtagtgcATCGCAATCCAGTGAATCGAAGGACACAGTGCTTGACCAAGCAGTCCGTAGCATACTAGGCTCGTGA